In the Periophthalmus magnuspinnatus isolate fPerMag1 chromosome 11, fPerMag1.2.pri, whole genome shotgun sequence genome, aaaatgtgttatcacaATAGGCCTATATATGATCCAAGAGATAAAatgaatgatgatgatgacgacgatGATGAATTTTCTTGCATACAGTCCAAACCCATTGCACTCCATTCTTCTCAAAAGACAAAAcgactgaaaactgaaaaagcaCTTCATACTCAGTTCATTCAAGTTAATTGCTATGTCCTCAGCTACTTAATAAGAGCGGTGGCCTTATTGTTGATTTGAGCTAATAACACTTAAATTACTTACTAACAAATCCAGTTAAATCCATTCGTATTCATCACaagagttttgttttatctGCTTTCCGATTATGACTTTTAATCTGCAGTGGGGCACAACAGAAATGATGGGCACCAGTGGAGTGGAACCATTTCCTgatgattttctttttgttagtCACAGACCAGCTCCTCTGCCCTTTAAGCTGCTGCATTGTTCTTGCTCTGTACGTTTTTAGCAGCCCGCTCGGCTTGGTTATTTATTGATATGTGCGGTATTCTCAAAGGGGTTTCTAGCCACACATGTGAAAGGTACAGCGGTGCTatctttgtcttgttttttttttttttttctgttcttgtCTCTGGTGGCAGTGTTCACCGGTCTGCACAGCCTTTTGCTAACTAGCGGCGCACTCCCACTCATAAGAAAATGGTGATGAGACAGCAAAAGCACAACAGACAAAGCACAGCGGAAAGAAGCCGCAGGAGCAGagatggggagggagagagggtcaTAAGTcttttttatacacttttaaataTACCTCTAGTGCACTGCAAAAGTCGGCTTTAGAGGAAAGACTATAAACAGAGTAGAACAGAACCCTACacgtttagaaaaaaaacaagcaaatgatcTCTGCAAATGCACTGAGCTTGGAATGGTAAAAGTATAGTGATATAGACTCAACTGTTAAAGCTGCTATCAGTAAGTTTTGTAGCTTTAACGCTTGAGTCTATGTCGCTATATCATAGGTAAGAAagaaaagattcggatcccatgaaagagctgaaagtcccatcactactcGAGAGGAAGGGCCTTTGTTCTGGTttacctgtgctctctggtagtgatgggactttcggttCTTTTACGGGATCCGAAtgttttggatccattcatttcaaagagactTTCAAAAAcctggctcttttactgtttatttatatgacagaagccaatgtgagaactcatttgaacaacagactaatcacagagagaaacaaccaaGGATTAAattggttcaaactgagagtgggagtttagattttgaataattccaaagggtaaacaaaATGTTAcggtacaataataataattttaaaacaaacttgtattatttgttttttgtgctcAAAGGTCTCATTTGTGTCGCCTGATCTGGTTCTGTGTTGATTCTTGCgtcagttcagtgttaatcagtataaaaaatgcatcaaatattgcgataaatgataatattgaaactaatttatgccactgacacaaagcaatAATCTCAGTAAACGTATTTTAAAATAGACAatctcattaaaaggcctgcactgcagcaaataaacagctgaatgaACTAATATTTAGCCATATAAGTAATTTTTCAACCCTCTACTGCTCAAATCTCAccttattatataaaaataacctAAATCTCCCCACTATTGCACTATAGATGGCAACTTGTGAcgttatgtgagaatacaacagggatGGACTGGtcaatctaattacaaatggtaACTTTAAGACTCATTAGTTCAGGTTCTGGCTGTTGTTTAAATGACTATAGAAATCCAGTGTGTTGTCATAATAGATAAAAGAAATAGATTTGTCCGATTGATGGGTTgtactttttacagtttcaTATCAAATAATTGTAAAGTCTTGTGGGGATAAAAGCGTTCCTTGGGGGACATAttgtaaaacaacaaaataggaAGTTTGAGTAATTTTCCCACAACTTTTGGGGGCAAAATTGTAACTTGGCAGTAAGTAACTGTGAGcatgaaaaagaaaagatgCAGTATTGTTCAAGTGCTATATGATTCAATCTTTGTGGCAATCTATGACAGAAAAGTCTATTATTCTGGGTCCCATTTTGCCCTTCTTCTGACCTTCACAAtgcaaaaacacatcaaaataaaTCCAGTAGAGTTATTTACGTATCTTGGTTGAGAGCATTTTTCCCTCCTGTCAAAACCTTAGCTCAGCCCTGCACTGTCTAGCCTTCTGCCTATCTTCTATCTTGTTGCTGTCATCACTCATCGCATTTCGCCTCCTATAAACTTATTAAGTCTCACTTCTTCCTCTCTGCCCTGAAACCTTCTGTCTTGTGCCGCTAAGTGGACTGCTTATATAACACCAAACACCTTTAGGGACCTCCAGCCTCCTCCGCCCTTTTATGGTCGACTGTATGTTTCTATTTTCTCTGCGGCACCTcacttccttctctttctcttcccaaaatgatcttcttcttcttctcctgtcCTCGGGCGTCTCTGTCCCGAACACTGACAGGAACAAATAAGGCGGCTGCTGTCGAGCTGTCTGAACCAGTAACCAATTACAATCAATCACATGATGCACTCGGAACCTGCTGCCATTCCAGGCACTCAATAACACACTTGGGCTATACGTCTGCAAAAGGTAATTAACAATATAGGTTTTTACAGCAAATGTACCATGTTTATACGTGCATACATTGTTATTATTCAACAAAGCAATGTAAGTTTATGCTTAACAAATGAAAAATTcatttctgtcaactggacaaaggttttagagtgaagacgtttcgccactcgtccaagcggcttcttcagttctggtcagattgctgatggacactgctttacatctatctgaagagaggagctaactacactgagaactgagacacacctgtttgtattacagtttctgtttgttagctaggtctgtTGAACTACGCTGAGTGAGCTGTGCCTGAATCATATTTAGGatcctcactatcttcaaaggagtggttagtggctttgagatagagatgcacagcagactgagatcctgagctgctcttgtggcggtgttggtacattctcttggGAGTGACTGTTTTGTTCTCCAATGtaccagtgtaacgctcactgcagtcttcactacactgaatggagtagaccacattgctttgtttgtggctcggtgttttgtcctttgtgtgaaccagtttttgtcttgaaGTGTTTGTAGATTTGAAACAAACCGGGatttcatgctgtctgaaaattctctgaagattttcagacacaccagctgtgtaggGAGTAGCTCCACCTTTTCTCCTAGGTTCTGATTCTCTGTCGTCCTGTTTTTAGCTCTTAGCTGTATCGATCTATTGATCTATTCAATGAGctgtgaaacatcttcactctaaaactttttgtccagttgacggaatagattttttcttttgcaatggatcATACCTAGAtaactgagggattaaacagacGGGTAAGATTATGTACTTAAACTAATGTGGTGCACTGTATGGAGgcactatgtacatttattAGCAGTTCTCAGTCATAACAACACAATCCCATTTAAAAGTCCCATACACCGCTCCAGTGATCAGTGTTGTCGCACAATGACAGCCATTGCACATGCTGAATTATACATAAGTTGTGAGTGTCAAACGCATTAATAGATTAATTAATGAAATGATGTGCAGATAATGAGTGGTGTAATCCATCTTTCACAGaacatcctctcctctctgtcctctctccactctccaggAATCCTAACTCAAAATGCAGATGGGATGCTAATGCAACCACAGATAATTGCACTATTCAGATTACACCAGGCTTTTCAAAGGAACAGTGACTATTTAGTAAACAGTGTTGTGGAAATTACAAGTACAAATCGATAACAGCCCGCACATGACTGCTTTCACTTAATGGGTTCAATCTTTGCTTTTCTGACAAACTTTTTAACAGAACTAGTTGAATCGTTTTACTCTGTAGCACATTATCAAACTGCTGTGGAAGGATCAGTTGGTTAACTGGCAAAACTTCAACgtatactgccattgtgttaTTGGCCAACTTTCATCAAACAGGTCTGATGTTAAAAGTCCccaaggtaacttttctggtggtcgGATGGTACCAGTTTTACCAGGCTGGCATTAAATGAATCTATCTACATGGAAATGAGCAGGCGATGCCATCAGGACAAGGTACAAattacatctgtggagaggagaaccTACTCATATGTCTGAAAGCATTTAGGCCACAACTACTTCTATCATACGtgttgattatttatgttgttaCAATTTACATATAGATTATTTGGAGATTTGTAAATTGGGACTATAGCAAAATCTATATGTATTCTCTTCTCTGTCACATCTTGGACTAATCTAAAATGTATATCTATGCCATTTTTATTACACATTCTACCCTCAAGAAGTCTGCTCCAAACTGGGTCATATGACAACCACCGACTCCATGTTTAGCACTCACTCATCAAAGTCCTTCTTGTGTTCAAAGTACTTTGTAGTCTGTAGTATTTTGCGCTTTTGCATACCTCTCTATACCTCAAACGTGGGTTAcgattttacactttaaaagaCACCAAACATATGTCAGTTATACCAAGCACGCTCGCTCTGCCTGTCTCATCTCATTGTTCCACCTATGTCTCCCTTTTTCTGTcgctccccctgtctctctcgtCTTTGCACTCCTCtttttcactctttctttctcccaaTTTTCACCCCTCTCTTGCTGTCTTGctgtcttctctcttccctctctttgttctctctccctcttctctttcatcctctcattctctctctccttctgtctctctgtttacCCTCCCCCTTTTCCGTTCTCCCTCTGCCCCTTTgcgtctctttctcctccctcccccattcctctctctctgtctctttctcctctctccccattcctctctctctctgcttccctctgtctctttctgccccccatttcctctctctctctctctgtctctctctaccccctctgtctcattctcctctctccccctcttttcctttctctctctctgccccctctgtctttttctcccccctttcctctctcttcctccctctgtctcttgccctctctccctcctctttctctgtccctcactCTTTGTTTCTCCCTATTTCTCTCGCTCtcactctttctgtctctccctctctccctccctctttccccctgtctctttctctctcctccgtaTATTGTCACTCCTGCACTTTTTTACACTCCGCTCACATCCAGGATTTTCCTTGCGGCGTGTTTTCATATTCACcacatctccctctcttcttcttttcatCTCTGTCTCCTCACACCATCCCATCAATCCCACTGCCATTGTACCACTTTATCTGCCCCTGTACGCCAACCACTcacccctcttcccctctccctccccctcaccCGCTCACCCCTTTTCTCCCTCTAAATATAGTCCCTTTGAAGCTGCGTCGTCTGCTCCCCGCAACACTGCGAGACAAAACTCTGTCACCGAACATCTAAAAGACAAGAGATTGAACGGATAAGATTGATAGGCCAAAAAGAACAATTGATATTCCTCTGCCTTTGTAAACGAACAAAaggaaaacttaaaaaaaaaaaaaaaaggtggagAAATGATTGTAACAGTGacggagagtgagagacagaggtgtGGTGACATTTCTGATCCCCGATTTGTAATTGAATTGAGAGCTCCCGTGTGGCGTGACCCGTTGGCGTTGCGTGCGTTACGTTTGCTCACGTCCTCAGCATTTGTAACTGCGTCTTGCTATAATTCATACACTGTGATGGATGGttgtaaatgtgaaaatgtgtgaaGATGAACTAAACAAATGGGACCAGAGCAGAAATGTTGCTGTGAGAGCGGACCACGGCACAATAGCTCCACCTACTGGTCTAAATGTGTTATTACATCAGTGTAGGCTGTACAAGGAGGAGGCTACGCTTGACTGGTGCTAAAGATGATTCACCTGCAGGAGCCTCTAATGACTCCCACTTTGTCTAATTACACACTGTGTCATTTACATATACTTAGGATTAAATACAGGAGGGGCGCAGCGGGCAGTCCAAATGCTAAATCATAACACATTATTTGAGCCATGGTGGGAGCGGTGCGCTGATCTCCATCATGTGGTGCATTTAAATGATTTATGGAAATGTTATAGAGCGCATGGTCTTGACAGTTTGTTTGTCATATTGAAGAGTCAAATCCATATTTTCTTCAGagcaaagtagtaaaaaaaagatGTGCTGTTCATAaatctttgtgtatttttccatttaatttTTCTGAATCAACATAAAATGATAATATATGACAGAATTCATGTATTTaagtcaacattttattttgagtggATTGTTGCGATACAGCTTGCAGTATGTGTATAGCATGGCAATATTATTAATGGCAGCAAAGCTAAAGTACCAGGAGTTTTAGTTGCAGTAGTGTAAAAGTAACCTTTACAttgtattcattcattaaatTCATTTAAATTGCCCCTAGGGAAAATAAAGCCAAATGATTGATAGATGGATAAAGTACAGTTAATAGAAAGCGACTACGCTATGGgccagtgtttatttacaactaTTAGTATATCGACTTACTGTTCAACATAGCCTGGATGCTAATATACAGATGGTCAAATCATTATCGAACATGATACATTATAGATCATTGTGCTATTCATTTAGTCTATTGCCGGCCACATTATTAATAGGCTTCCCATAGAAAAGCATTTACATGGATTTCGGTATATTGCGTCAGAGGCATAAAGCAGTTTCAGTATCagtttatcgtgatattttcTGCAGcagtataacatttttaaatttgttctCATGACAGGTCTAGTGTTGAagcacacattttgaagtagaaCTAGGTTAACACTCTCACCTTAGACACTTGCAGTAGCCCCTCCATATCTCCACACATACTCCAGCCTGAGCTCCACAGTGCCCTGCTCCTGCTGCTAACAACCTGCCGGACCATGACGATTGTTGCCGGGGGAGATTGGCCCATCATATGTACACCCCTGTCTCCCGCGGGACGCCCTGCACACGGAGCTCTGACAGGGGCTCTTACGCCTGGCTGACCCGGCCCTCAGCGTGCTCAGGGGCCAATCCAGGGAGCCGATTATCATTCAGCGCTCCACTCTCAGCAGCCACCAGGCATTGGggctaaaaatgtgtgttttcatgtgcaAAGGTGTAAAAGGTTCTAAGAAAGTAGcctggtaaaatacacaaaggAGAAATGTTGTACTAGAGTTTTACCTGGAGCAAGGAAAAGACGAGATGGTTTTTCACCTTGTCGAAATGTAGAGCGTTATGGTAATTACTGAGTTGTAAAGTTATTTGTGGAGTAACATAAAGCTGCCCTCCAGTTGTacaatgtgaaaatgtgtgttcTATTATCTGATATTGCAAGTACTTTAATCATTGATGGTGATGTTACTTAGGGGTGGGTGAGGTactaagacagctgcagtacatccaaaaTGCTGGTGCTccggtcctgactagaaccaggaagtatgagcacataattCCTGTGCTGAGATCTCaactgtggctcagagaatagactttacagCAGGTCggtttgtgtacaagtctctctatggcctagcaccaaagtacatcagTGTAACATACCAATCAGCCATATAATTATGGCCACTGATATAacatatttcatttgtttttaaaacCCCTATACTTTGTACACTGTCAGCATTTTGCAATTATGATACCATGTAATTTCTACTCTTTTAGTTCTTCCTCAACAAGATCTGCAGTTGTACAATGCTCTGACACAGTTATGAAACAATCACAATGTGTCTCTTGTCATTCTTGTTTGttcatctactactactactactactacgacgactactactactactactactactactactactactactacaacctcTACAACCACTTCCACTCTCCTTTGTCTCATTTTTCCAATAATAAACAGGTGCCAAGGAGACTAATCTTTACCTGTCAGTTGTCATATTTGTCGGCCTGTATGCTAAATTACTCCAGTGCTAAAACTgtcccaaaaagaaaaaaatctctataattctgtattttctctcatttcttcAGGCTTCGGAGGGAGGGCTACACGGTGCAGGTCAGCGTCAACGACTACCTGGACATCTACTGCCCGCATTACAACATCAGCCAGCGGGGGACGCTAGAGCGCTCAATGGCAGAACAGTACATCCTGTACATGGTGAGCTACAGAGGGTACCGCACATGTAACCCCGGGCTCGGCTTCAAACGGTGGGAGTGCAACCGCCCCCACGCCCCCCACGCTCCCATCAAGTTCTCTGAGAAGTTCCAGCGATACAGCGCCTTCTCTCTGGGCTACGAGTTCAACGTGGGACAGGAGTACTACTACATCTGTGAGTACTTTTGTTTACAACTACAGACTTTTGGGCGTCCATGTTGTTATGAGAATAGAACATTTGAACGCTATGTCTGTAGAAATGTAGCATCAataatcaaattttttttttttttgaccaataCACATGTGAACAAACATTAAAGTGTCACATGCATTTTATAAAGTCACAAAAAAACAGTATCTCTGAGTTTTAGCGTAAGTAAATCAACCATCTGTTTAGTGTATTACGAGTTGTCATAAATATTACCTCATCTAAGTAGTTTTACAATTGTTTTGAGCTATAttagaactagtataagacttaacaaaactataaaactcgatttgtgttaaaaaacgacattttatattgtatattttgtatattttctctATTTTTGTGGTATTGACATCAGCATTAAATTCTATCTGTTCTATCTAAATATCTATCAGGTTTATCTAGTATAGCATTCAACTTTAGTACTAGACtatactataaatactactactaatactacaataCTAGGGATGCACCAGTGTGATATGAAAAATTTGATCTATTTACTGTTcatagttggcccagaaagtctttATGTCTCATGTAACCACAGAAAAAACTTTGTATAGTTAAAGAACTGCTACTTAAtgcatttggatcagttttgtcttattttattgttgtttgaaggaaataaatgttgttttcagtctctgcgtTGGTATCAAACTTACTATCGCATCCCTATACAATACCAAGCGTTCTATATGGTCCTCATAAACGTCCACTACAGATGGCGTGATGTAATTACTTTTGTGTACACGGTTGTAACTTAACTCTATGTAAATGTTTCCTTTTCGTGACGTTGCTCTAATAGTGCTGTGTAGTATCTGATAGAATGTCCAAGGCCTCCTGTTTGGTTTAATAGCACATCCATAATGCGCCGGTAAAGCACAATGTATAATGACGGTAGTAAATAGAAGGAGGAGTTTAGCTGAGGACAGACCCGCAGCAGCCTGTTGTTCCCAGAGCGGCCTGTGGGGGGCAGGAGATTGACATGTCTGTGATGGTTATGTGTGTTGTCTGTTTTAGCCACGCCCACTCCTCACCACGGCCACAGCTGCCTGAGACTGCGGGTGTACGTCTGCTGCTCCACTGGTGAGAGTCACAACCCCGCACTCGCTCCTCTTCACTTCCACTTTACACACCTGCTGTTACACTTTCAACAACTCTCTTTTGTAATGAACCATTTTGTATGCACCGTGCTTCTCTGGGTTGTGTTGCTTTCTACCAAAATGATTGCAGaaggtaaaaataataatattattcataGTAGATGCATTGGctggccgatatttgcacttttcagCGTATCAGCTATCGGCCTAATTTCACCAGCACAGGAAAAACTCGAAATAATGCAGACTACAGGGCCTtttactcttcctctctctctatcattTCTGTCTGTGTGATTCTACCTCTGCCCTGCTGTGTACAACATCCACACAAAAGCTGTTCAAATGGACCTATCTCCTCCTGAGTCTCTCCTGAccactctgctctcctcctccagtgtctatcttctctcctctctgcatccTGCTGCTCAGTATATAGCTGGTGTTATTTTTACCCAccagcccctctctcctctctcctctccctgcaTCTTTTTATCCATCCCTCTCTgcgtcccctcctctctctcatttctctcatcttctttttctctccctgactgtttcctcctctctctctcctttactcTCCATCCTTCACACCGTCATCTTCTGTTCTCTCCTTAACTctcctgccccctccctctcttcctttctctctctcactctcccttctttcttccttttaCTCAACTactttttcactgtttttttttctcttcttatttctcctctctccctcccttcagaGGTCCGGGTGTTGTTGAAAATCCTcacccctcctcacccccctctttctccctctctcgtcctctctcttccctctctctccctgtaggCTTTTGATCATAGGTCCAGGTGTTGAAACACCCCCCcgtctctctcactcactctgtgtctgtctttctctctctctgactctgtctctctctttctccctctctccttctcccttccctctctctccatgtaTGCTTGTGATCATAGGTGTTGAAAtccccttcctctctgt is a window encoding:
- the efna3a gene encoding ephrin-A3, whose product is MARAAVSLSLFTLVLTNLHLSRANDRHAVYWNSSNLLLRREGYTVQVSVNDYLDIYCPHYNISQRGTLERSMAEQYILYMVSYRGYRTCNPGLGFKRWECNRPHAPHAPIKFSEKFQRYSAFSLGYEFNVGQEYYYISTPTPHHGHSCLRLRVYVCCSTVSQSDDDSSQTSPDYTDRPHIKIHNLDEYNPEVPKLEKSVSGSSPSRDRLLLTMATLLVSSLLLS